From the genome of Bacillota bacterium:
CCCTCGACGTCGCCGTTTTCGGCGGCCATGACGAAGTCGGGGCAGGCCAGACCGGCCGGCTCACCGTCGTAGCCGAGTCCGCGGAGGGCCTTCACATAGGCGCCGCTCTCGATGGTCGCCTTGGTCCCGAGGATGGCCAGCTTGCCACGATGGTCGTGGGCGGCTACGGCCGCCCGGGCGCCCGGCCCGATGACCCCGACCACCGGCACGGGTGAAATCCGCCGGGCCTCGCCGAGGCCGGCCGCGGTGGCCGTGTTGCAGGCCAGTACGATCAGCTTGACGTGGTGCCGGAGGAAGAAGTGAACGGCTTGGGTCGTGAACTCCTTGACCTGGTCCAGTGGGCGCGGTCCGTAGGGAAAGCGGCCCGAGTCGGCGAGGTAGATGAACGGCTCGTCCGGTCCCTGTCGGGTCATCTCCCGGGCCACGGTCAGCCCCCCAACGCCCGAGTCGAATATCCCGATAGGTTTAACGTCCATTCTGCCGCCCTCCGGCTTGACCCCCCTCAACAAAGCGGGCCGACCGCCCGGTCGGCCGCGACTCCTGCGTCCCTTGTCGGCTAGCTTTTGACTCTGCCCGCGGGACCGGGTTCGATGTCGCGGGTCATCAATAAGTATATCTGCTCCAGGGCTTGGATTAACCGTTCCTTCTCGCCTTCGCCGACCGATTTCGTCACCGCGGCCAAGTACTCCCGTCTGGCCGAGACGACCTGGGCGATGATCTCCCGGCCGCGATCCTTGATCTTAAGGCGGATGACCCGGCGGTCGCTCTGATCCCGCTCCCGCTCGATCAGCCGGTTC
Proteins encoded in this window:
- the murI gene encoding glutamate racemase, whose amino-acid sequence is MDVKPIGIFDSGVGGLTVAREMTRQGPDEPFIYLADSGRFPYGPRPLDQVKEFTTQAVHFFLRHHVKLIVLACNTATAAGLGEARRISPVPVVGVIGPGARAAVAAHDHRGKLAILGTKATIESGAYVKALRGLGYDGEPAGLACPDFVMAAENGDVEGPDVETMAATVLAPLVWQRPSTVVLGCTHFAPLSRSISKAFGPDVMIIDPAEETAREVLGTLRQKGLEAPPSARGPRHLYFTSGDPERFRTIGGRLVGRPISEAQLVDLNEF
- a CDS encoding MarR family transcriptional regulator, whose product is MAKAQGDGQVQKLEELLRLVSIIIRKRGRDILQDFVVTPPQFNALLALDHHGQLTMGELCDHLYLACSTATDLVDRMERNRLIERERDQSDRRVIRLKIKDRGREIIAQVVSARREYLAAVTKSVGEGEKERLIQALEQIYLLMTRDIEPGPAGRVKS